A section of the Sedimentisphaera cyanobacteriorum genome encodes:
- a CDS encoding alkaline phosphatase family protein, with amino-acid sequence MGKKITICTFIDAFGWEVYKRYGFLDNILPEAKKLQTTFGFSSAADPSILTGRYPDEHTHWSCFYYAPDKSPFRMMKLLSILPRQIFDRGRVRHWLSKILAKFYGFTGYFQIYSVPFEVLPYFDYLEKQDYFVPGGILATDTIFDKLYSEDIPYHCSNWRLPEKRNLEIAKETIKERRIEFMYLYLPKLDAVMHEYGNNAPQVEEKIRWLEEQVSEVKKLAEEKYDEVAFYTISDHGMANVTESVDLISQIETLGLSFGEDYVAMYDSTMARFWFMNEEARSKITEKLGECSKGYIVSDEELKKMHVFFEDRKFGEVIFLMNEGCLIVPSFMGLKSIPGMHGYHPDDKDSYCFIKSDRQMPEDVNSITDIRRVLEREIFNV; translated from the coding sequence ATGGGTAAGAAGATAACAATATGCACGTTTATCGATGCATTCGGCTGGGAAGTTTACAAGAGGTATGGTTTTTTAGACAACATTCTTCCGGAGGCAAAAAAGCTTCAGACAACCTTCGGCTTCTCATCAGCGGCAGACCCGTCAATACTGACTGGCCGCTACCCAGATGAGCATACTCACTGGTCCTGCTTTTACTATGCACCGGATAAGTCGCCGTTCAGAATGATGAAACTGCTTTCCATACTTCCGAGGCAGATTTTTGACAGGGGACGCGTAAGGCATTGGCTCAGTAAAATTCTAGCAAAGTTTTACGGCTTCACAGGTTACTTTCAGATATACAGCGTCCCGTTTGAGGTTCTGCCTTATTTTGATTATTTGGAAAAACAAGATTATTTTGTCCCGGGCGGCATCCTTGCCACAGATACAATCTTCGACAAGCTCTACAGCGAAGATATACCATACCACTGCTCCAATTGGCGTTTGCCAGAGAAGAGAAATCTTGAGATAGCCAAAGAAACGATTAAAGAGCGCAGGATTGAATTTATGTATCTCTATCTCCCGAAGCTGGATGCTGTTATGCACGAATACGGGAATAATGCCCCGCAGGTAGAGGAGAAGATCAGGTGGCTCGAGGAGCAGGTTAGTGAGGTTAAAAAGCTTGCGGAAGAGAAATATGATGAAGTGGCGTTTTACACTATATCAGATCACGGTATGGCCAACGTTACCGAATCGGTTGACCTGATCTCGCAAATCGAAACCCTCGGGCTCAGTTTCGGAGAAGATTATGTTGCAATGTACGATTCTACCATGGCAAGATTCTGGTTTATGAACGAGGAAGCGAGAAGTAAGATAACAGAAAAACTGGGTGAATGCAGCAAAGGGTATATAGTCAGCGATGAAGAGCTCAAAAAAATGCATGTTTTCTTTGAAGACCGCAAGTTTGGAGAAGTTATTTTCCTGATGAATGAAGGATGTTTGATAGTGCCCAGCTTTATGGGACTCAAGAGTATTCCAGGTATGCACGGCTATCATCCCGATGATAAAGATTCTTACTGTTTTATAAAGTCCGACAGGCAGATGCCTGAAGACGTTAATTCAATAACTGATATTAGAAGAGTCTTAGAGCGAGAGATCTTTAATGTATGA
- the udk gene encoding uridine kinase — MSTLILIAGGSCSGKSTLCSTVQSRMEPECVVIPTDNFYKDLSSFSEEQLLNHNFDMPSAIDESWLCSAAASLSDSMPAELPVYDFSTHTRTSETKIVQPAEFVFIEGLFTLCQQSLLELASLKVFVECAADIRLARRVIRDTSQRGRDVESVINQYLSTVRPMHDKYICPSRTKADCVFSGEGDMERITDELIDKISDLRKSG; from the coding sequence ATGTCCACATTAATATTAATAGCAGGAGGCAGTTGCTCGGGCAAATCAACGCTATGCTCTACTGTTCAGAGCAGAATGGAGCCGGAGTGCGTTGTAATACCCACCGATAACTTCTACAAAGATTTGTCATCTTTTTCAGAAGAGCAGCTTCTTAATCACAATTTCGATATGCCCTCGGCAATTGATGAAAGCTGGCTTTGCTCCGCTGCTGCGAGTCTTTCAGACTCTATGCCTGCTGAATTGCCTGTTTATGATTTCTCCACTCATACCAGAACCTCAGAAACTAAGATTGTTCAGCCTGCCGAATTTGTTTTTATTGAAGGGCTTTTCACTCTATGTCAGCAGAGCCTGCTCGAGCTTGCTTCGCTGAAGGTTTTTGTGGAATGTGCGGCAGACATCAGGCTTGCAAGGAGGGTAATTCGTGATACCAGCCAGCGCGGCAGAGATGTTGAGTCTGTAATCAATCAGTACCTCAGTACTGTAAGGCCTATGCACGATAAGTATATCTGCCCCAGCAGGACAAAAGCCGATTGTGTTTTCAGCGGCGAAGGGGATATGGAGCGGATTACCGATGAATTAATTGACAAGATCTCTGATTTGAGAAAATCAGGATAG
- a CDS encoding glycosyltransferase, which translates to MKALIYCRPDNTDWVKSFFPDESPYKLRIANKPLLEYYVDFCALIGIKQIRVVTVDDNGSISNFLGGGEILGVDISYNLSRKEDSLAKVFLKNMGFCSSSDLLVIDGFGFINYDKEKVDYSDFINASTGYLQEGDFRIYSLNSRDTEGRVDLESLEEFLDSTLSISRIDGIQDYFALSRSIIRERAANFVLPGYSSERDVFIGQNVALAKSSRIDKPVMIGNNVQLRNSCSIGAETIIGDNIIIDSDATVSSSIIYGNSYIGPGVELVNKIVYKNYLISPDTGDRIEIVDSFLTSKIAEKARTAAIRKAAHYFITVFLIIVYCVPYSVFWPFVNASRANFKRKSFIISKNLRTVRVNVVNRSNFILNLFVKLSLDKFPLLIEAFKGNLHLTGNTLYEDTDKTRNFIETLQFYRPGIFSYSESISPNQDIDQDMLNDSFYCYHRTPLMDIQVLFGAIFNRFFYNNQ; encoded by the coding sequence ATGAAGGCTCTTATTTATTGCAGACCTGACAATACTGACTGGGTGAAAAGTTTTTTCCCGGATGAGTCGCCTTATAAGCTCAGAATAGCGAATAAACCGCTTCTCGAGTATTATGTGGATTTCTGCGCGCTGATAGGTATAAAACAGATAAGGGTAGTTACTGTTGATGATAACGGAAGCATAAGCAACTTCCTCGGCGGCGGAGAGATTTTGGGTGTCGATATATCTTACAACCTTTCCAGGAAAGAAGATTCGCTTGCTAAGGTGTTCCTGAAAAACATGGGATTCTGCAGCAGCTCTGATCTTCTCGTAATAGATGGATTCGGTTTTATCAATTACGACAAGGAAAAGGTGGATTATTCCGATTTTATAAACGCATCCACGGGCTATCTTCAGGAAGGGGATTTCAGGATTTATTCCCTCAATAGCCGTGATACAGAGGGACGGGTTGACTTGGAAAGCCTCGAGGAGTTTCTTGATTCCACGCTCTCAATCTCCCGAATCGACGGCATTCAGGATTACTTTGCCCTCAGCAGGTCGATTATAAGGGAAAGAGCCGCTAATTTTGTTCTTCCCGGATACAGCAGTGAGAGGGATGTATTCATCGGGCAGAATGTTGCGCTTGCAAAAAGCAGCAGGATTGATAAGCCGGTTATGATAGGCAACAATGTCCAGCTCAGAAATTCCTGCTCTATAGGTGCAGAAACCATAATTGGTGATAATATCATCATAGACTCTGATGCTACTGTATCCTCAAGCATCATATATGGAAACAGCTATATCGGCCCGGGCGTTGAGCTTGTGAACAAGATTGTTTATAAGAATTACCTCATTTCGCCGGATACTGGCGACAGGATTGAAATTGTTGACAGCTTCCTTACTTCCAAAATTGCCGAGAAGGCAAGAACAGCAGCCATAAGAAAAGCGGCGCATTACTTTATTACTGTTTTCCTTATTATAGTTTATTGCGTGCCTTACAGCGTTTTCTGGCCTTTTGTTAATGCCAGCAGAGCTAATTTCAAACGCAAAAGCTTTATAATTTCCAAAAACCTTCGAACAGTCAGGGTGAATGTTGTAAACAGAAGCAACTTTATTCTGAATCTGTTTGTTAAGCTGTCTTTGGATAAATTCCCGCTGCTTATAGAGGCTTTCAAGGGAAATCTACATCTAACCGGCAATACCCTCTACGAGGACACTGATAAAACCAGAAATTTCATCGAAACGCTCCAATTTTACAGGCCGGGGATTTTCAGTTATTCTGAGAGTATTTCGCCAAATCAAGACATAGATCAGGATATGCTTAACGATTCCTTTTATTGTTATCATAGAACGCCGCTTATGGATATTCAGGTTTTGTTCGGGGCTATCTTTAACAGATTTTTTTACAATAATCAGTGA
- a CDS encoding STAS domain-containing protein produces the protein MKFDMEIRDDVCVLSLEGRLDSNTVQNLKTQFDKYIETNSKFVFNLDKLEFIDSTGLGGLVSCLKKTIPKGGDLKIVNLSPKPKMVFEITRAHKVFDIYDDLDTAVESFSL, from the coding sequence ATGAAGTTCGACATGGAAATACGGGATGATGTTTGCGTGCTTTCTTTAGAAGGCAGGCTGGACTCTAACACTGTGCAAAACCTCAAAACTCAATTCGACAAGTATATTGAAACAAACAGCAAGTTTGTTTTCAACCTTGACAAACTTGAGTTTATAGACAGTACAGGTCTTGGAGGATTGGTTTCATGTCTCAAAAAAACCATACCAAAGGGCGGGGATCTTAAGATAGTTAATCTTTCTCCCAAGCCGAAAATGGTTTTTGAGATTACCCGTGCTCATAAGGTCTTTGATATCTATGACGATTTGGATACAGCGGTTGAGAGTTTTAGTTTGTAA
- a CDS encoding WecB/TagA/CpsF family glycosyltransferase, whose translation MRRFIDILASIAVLLLFGLPCAVIWGAVSLLFGRNFLTCRKIFGKDCSEVKVCWFGMRNTFFSSLPLFFSLLKGDITLVGTSFYFCDEYSQGQLPKEITSLKPGIFNLWYVKKHTKIHHAEKTDIDLLQLSGRGLKKDLAIIIKYIPASLYKSDETSIKDTVTLLDVTFNNCTMNEALGFIQNGVENSNKGMYFFINPDCLNKTFTDKYYFDILRSADYVFPDGVGINIGSKMTGQTLKQNVNGTDMFPLLCSMCQQRGYSMYFLGAKPGIAARMVSILREEYTSLKIAGYRDGYFQKDGETESVIEAVNKTGAQVLLVAFGVPVQEKWIYENRSRLSPPVVMGVGGLFDFYSGNIRRAPGWLRDLGGEWIYRLIQEPGRMWRRYILGNPVFLHRVRKWKKQLDKG comes from the coding sequence ATGAGGCGATTTATTGACATACTTGCTTCCATTGCAGTACTGCTTCTTTTCGGTCTGCCATGCGCCGTGATATGGGGGGCTGTGTCTTTATTGTTCGGCAGAAATTTTTTGACTTGCCGAAAGATTTTCGGCAAAGATTGCAGCGAGGTTAAGGTGTGCTGGTTTGGAATGCGGAACACTTTTTTCTCTTCGCTGCCGCTGTTTTTCAGCCTGCTGAAGGGCGATATTACGCTTGTGGGCACAAGTTTTTACTTCTGCGATGAATATTCGCAAGGCCAGCTGCCCAAAGAGATAACCAGCTTAAAACCCGGAATTTTCAATTTGTGGTATGTAAAAAAACATACAAAAATACATCACGCCGAAAAAACCGATATAGATCTTCTCCAGCTTAGCGGCAGGGGGCTTAAAAAGGATCTTGCGATAATAATAAAATACATACCCGCTTCACTATATAAATCCGATGAAACCTCCATCAAAGACACTGTTACACTTTTAGACGTTACGTTCAATAACTGCACTATGAACGAGGCCTTGGGATTTATTCAAAATGGTGTTGAAAACTCTAATAAAGGCATGTACTTTTTTATAAATCCTGATTGTTTAAATAAAACCTTCACAGACAAGTATTATTTTGATATACTACGAAGTGCCGATTATGTATTTCCTGACGGAGTAGGAATAAACATAGGCAGTAAAATGACAGGACAGACTCTCAAACAAAATGTAAACGGAACAGATATGTTTCCCCTGCTGTGCAGTATGTGCCAGCAGAGGGGTTATTCGATGTACTTTCTTGGCGCAAAACCAGGCATTGCAGCCCGGATGGTATCTATACTGAGAGAGGAATATACCAGTCTTAAAATAGCAGGCTATAGAGACGGCTACTTCCAGAAAGACGGTGAAACTGAGTCTGTCATCGAGGCTGTAAATAAAACAGGTGCTCAGGTGCTTCTTGTGGCATTTGGCGTACCTGTACAGGAAAAATGGATTTATGAAAACAGAAGCAGGCTTTCCCCGCCCGTAGTAATGGGTGTGGGCGGATTGTTCGATTTCTATTCGGGCAATATCAGGAGAGCCCCCGGCTGGCTCAGGGATTTAGGCGGCGAGTGGATTTACCGCCTTATTCAGGAGCCCGGGCGGATGTGGCGGCGTTATATTTTGGGAAACCCGGTGTTTCTGCACCGTGTACGCAAATGGAAGAAGCAATTAGATAAGGGTTGA
- a CDS encoding sugar transferase gives MDIDPIVRQQLLDEVVTAPTKSELFKRKMKVYSWEWTLIFSLFLKRVIDIAGSLTAVLILSPVFIITALSIYLHDKGSVLFVQKRVGKNGRLFDMYKFRSMVVNADKIKEQILESNESSDGVIFKMKKDPRVTPIGRFIRKFSIDELPQLLNVLKGDMSLVGPRPPLPAEVAQYTLEQRKRLHVRPGITCVWQVSGRSDIPFTQQVQLDLDYIKSRSFFTDVKLLLKTIPAVLLGKGGY, from the coding sequence ATGGACATCGATCCTATTGTTCGACAGCAGCTTCTCGATGAAGTTGTAACAGCCCCGACTAAGTCGGAGCTGTTTAAGAGAAAGATGAAGGTCTATAGTTGGGAATGGACTCTGATTTTTTCCTTATTCCTGAAGAGAGTGATTGATATAGCTGGCTCTTTGACGGCTGTATTGATTTTGTCTCCTGTTTTTATTATTACTGCGCTTTCAATTTATCTGCACGATAAGGGCTCTGTTTTATTCGTTCAGAAAAGGGTGGGTAAAAACGGGCGTCTTTTCGATATGTATAAATTCAGGTCTATGGTTGTAAATGCAGACAAGATTAAGGAACAAATTCTCGAATCCAATGAATCCTCAGATGGGGTGATTTTCAAGATGAAAAAAGATCCAAGAGTTACCCCAATAGGCAGATTTATCAGGAAGTTCAGCATAGATGAGCTTCCTCAGCTGCTAAACGTGCTGAAAGGGGATATGAGCCTTGTAGGCCCGAGGCCTCCGCTGCCTGCGGAGGTGGCTCAATACACATTGGAGCAGAGAAAAAGGCTTCATGTTCGCCCGGGGATAACCTGCGTATGGCAGGTTTCAGGAAGAAGCGATATACCATTCACACAGCAGGTGCAGCTGGATTTGGACTATATAAAAAGCCGGAGTTTTTTTACGGATGTTAAATTACTGCTAAAGACAATACCGGCAGTTTTGCTTGGCAAAGGGGGATACTAA